The region CGCCGAAGTCACCTCCGGCGCGGCGGTGCCCGTCTACGGCGAGGCCTGATCGACCTTCGCCCGCCACCCCGCCGGACCACCGTTCGACCGAATAAATGTCATCCTATCTTTATATGCTCTCGTTAATGTATTCATTTATTACCGGTTATTCGGGAGAACATCGGGGTGTTTTTCAATAACACGGACGGTATCGTCCAGAGACATGAGTGAACGAGAGACGTGGGCGACGCGGGCAGGGTTCATCCTCGCAGCCGTCGGGTCCGCCGTGGGCCTCGGGAACATCTGGCAGTTCCCGTTCAAGACGGCGCAGTTCGGAGGTGCGTCCTTCCTCGTCGTCTACCTCATCGCGGTGTTCGGTATCGGCCTCCCAGCCATCCTCGCGGAGTTCGTCATCGGTCGGCGGGCGAAACTCAACGCCATCAGCGCGTTCGGCAGAATCGGTCACCGCCAGTGGCGGTTCGTCGGCGCGTTGGGACTGCTCACCGGCTTTTGGATTCTGTCGTACTACAGCGTCGTCGGCGGGTGGGTGATTCGGTACATCTGGGGGAGTCTCCAAGGCGCGTACTTCGGCGACCCGGCGACCTACTTCGGCGCCGTCTCGGCCGGTCTCGACGCCGTGGCGCTTCACGCCGTCTTCATGTTCCTCTGCGTCGTCATCGTCGCCCTCGGCATCGAGGACGGCATCGAGAAGGCGACGAAGGTGATGGTCCCTTCCATCGTCGTCATCCTCCTGGGACTGGCGGTGTACGGGACGACGCTCTCCGGCGCGACGGCGGGCTACGACTACTTCCTCTCGCCCGACTTCGGCGCGTTGATGAGCAATCTCGGCGACATCGTCCCGTTCGCCGTGGGGCAGGCGTTCTTCTCGCTGTCGCTCGGGATGGGCGCGATGATAACGTACGCCTCCTACATCGACCGCGACGACAGCCTCGTCGCCGACGGTAGCACCATCGTCGTGCTGAACACGTTCGTCGGCGTCCTCGCCGGGTTCGTCGTGTTCCCCCTGCTGTTCGCGCAGGGCATCGACCCGAACACCTCCGGTCCGGGCGCGGTGTTCGTCAGCGTCGCGGGCGCGTTCGCCAACATCCCGGCGGGCCGCATCGTCGGCCTCGTCTTCTTCCTCGTCGTCCTCATCGCGGCGCTCTCGTCGGCTATCAGCCTGCTCGAGGTCGTCACCTCCTACGTCATCGACAACTACGACGTGGGGCGCGCGCCTACGGCGGCGGCCATCGGCGTCAGCCTGTTCGTCCTCGGCCTCCCCTCGGCGCTCGACACCGCGTGGCTCGGCTGGTTCGACACGCTCGCGTACCAACTGCTCCTTCCCGTCTCGGTGCTTCTCGTCCTGCTCTTCGTCGGGTGGGTCCTCGGCGACGAAGCGCTCTCGGAGGTGCTGAAGGGAGCGGGAGTCGGTAACGGCTTCGGGGTGACGTGGCTCTGGATGGTCCGCATCGTCGTCATCCTCGCCGTCCTCGGAACGCTGGCGCTCGGCATCCAGACGCTGTTCCTCGGTTCGGAACCCGCCATCGTTCCGCCGCTGTAAGCCTACGAATCGTCGGCCGACCCTCTCTTCTTCCGACCGTTCCCGAACCGATAGCGGCGCGTTGACGCCTTAACAACCGTTACAATACCGGTCTGACGAATCTTCGGTCCGAAAGTCACTTTACCGCCAAGGTGGGAGTGCGACGCAATGACACGAGAGACGTGGGCGACACGAATCGGCTTCATCCTCGCCGCCGTGGGAAGCGCGGTCGGCCTCGGGAACATCTGGCGGTTCCCGTGGGTCACCGCCGAAAACGGCGGCAGCGCATTCCTCGTGGTGTATCTCGGCATCGTCTTGCTCGTCGGGGTCCCCGGACTGCTCGCCGAATTCGTCATCGGCCGGCGCTCGAATCGAAGCCCCGCGGGCGCACTTCGCTCCCTGTCCGGTTCCGACGCGTGGGGGGCGTGGGGGCTGTTCTACGTCGGCACCGCCGTCGCGTTGCTCTCCTTCTACAGCGTCGTCGGCGGGTGGATTCTCCGGTACTTCGTCGAGAGCGGCCTCGCACTCGCGGGCACCGAACCGGCGTACTTCGCCAGTCCGGGGCAGTACTTCGGCGGCGTCGCCGCCGGGTTCGACGCCGTCGGCTTCCACGTGTTGTTCCTCGCGCTGACGGGGATAATCGTCTTCGCGGGCGTCCGCCGCGGCATCGAACTCGGGACGAAGGTGATGATGCCCGCCGTCCTCGTCCTCCTCGTCGCCCTCGCGGGGTGGGCGGCCACCCAGTCGGGGGCCGCCGAGGCGTACGCGTTCTACCTCCGCTTCGACCTCTCTGTGATTCGACAGAACTTCTTCGGCGTCCTCGGCCCGGCGGCGGGGCAGGCGCTCTTTACCCTCTCTTTGGGCGCGGGGACGATGGTCACCTACGCGTCCTACGTCGGCGAGGACCGTTCGCTCGCGTTCGACGGGACGACCATCGCCGTGCTCAACACCCTCGTCGGCGTCCTCGCCGGACTCGTCGTCTTCCCGCTTCTGTTCTCGCTGGGCATCTCGCCCGGCGAGACGGGCACCGGCGCGGGCGCGCTGTTCGTCGGGTTGGCGGGCGCGTTCTCGCAACTCCCCGGCGGCACGCTCATCGCGACGGCGTTCTTCGCCGTCGTCGCCCTCGCGGCGCTCTCCAGTTCCATCAGCATACTGGAAATTCCGGTCGCGTTCCTCGTCGACGAGTACGACGTCGAACGCCGCACCGCCGTCGCGGGCGTCGGCGCACTCGTCGTCGTCACCGGGTCCGTCTGCGCCCTCGACCAGTCGATATTCGGCTTCGTCGCGGGAACGCTCGTGGACGTCCTCCTGACCGCGGGGCTGACGGCGTTCCTCGTCTTCGTCGGGTGGGTCATGGGCCGCGACGCCCTCGAGGAGTTCCGCGCGGGCGCGGGCGAGGTGGCGACGGCGCTCTCGACGCCGTGGCTCTTCGCCGCCGGCGCTCTGCTCCCCGTCTTCCTC is a window of Halopelagius longus DNA encoding:
- a CDS encoding sodium-dependent transporter, producing the protein MTRETWATRIGFILAAVGSAVGLGNIWRFPWVTAENGGSAFLVVYLGIVLLVGVPGLLAEFVIGRRSNRSPAGALRSLSGSDAWGAWGLFYVGTAVALLSFYSVVGGWILRYFVESGLALAGTEPAYFASPGQYFGGVAAGFDAVGFHVLFLALTGIIVFAGVRRGIELGTKVMMPAVLVLLVALAGWAATQSGAAEAYAFYLRFDLSVIRQNFFGVLGPAAGQALFTLSLGAGTMVTYASYVGEDRSLAFDGTTIAVLNTLVGVLAGLVVFPLLFSLGISPGETGTGAGALFVGLAGAFSQLPGGTLIATAFFAVVALAALSSSISILEIPVAFLVDEYDVERRTAVAGVGALVVVTGSVCALDQSIFGFVAGTLVDVLLTAGLTAFLVFVGWVMGRDALEEFRAGAGEVATALSTPWLFAAGALLPVFLVFTLLTTFGMDARLGFWPTVATAAALAVVIFAGVRGEPEAA
- a CDS encoding sodium-dependent transporter; the encoded protein is MSERETWATRAGFILAAVGSAVGLGNIWQFPFKTAQFGGASFLVVYLIAVFGIGLPAILAEFVIGRRAKLNAISAFGRIGHRQWRFVGALGLLTGFWILSYYSVVGGWVIRYIWGSLQGAYFGDPATYFGAVSAGLDAVALHAVFMFLCVVIVALGIEDGIEKATKVMVPSIVVILLGLAVYGTTLSGATAGYDYFLSPDFGALMSNLGDIVPFAVGQAFFSLSLGMGAMITYASYIDRDDSLVADGSTIVVLNTFVGVLAGFVVFPLLFAQGIDPNTSGPGAVFVSVAGAFANIPAGRIVGLVFFLVVLIAALSSAISLLEVVTSYVIDNYDVGRAPTAAAIGVSLFVLGLPSALDTAWLGWFDTLAYQLLLPVSVLLVLLFVGWVLGDEALSEVLKGAGVGNGFGVTWLWMVRIVVILAVLGTLALGIQTLFLGSEPAIVPPL